A single genomic interval of Devosia oryziradicis harbors:
- a CDS encoding aromatic ring-hydroxylating dioxygenase subunit alpha codes for MTAKTFPMNAWYAAAWDTEVKRELLPRKICGKPVVMYRKQDGSPVALADACWHRLLPLSMGELYGDNVICGYHGLEFDDSGRCVYMPSQDTINPSACVVSYPIVEKHRFIWLWMGDPALADPARIPDLHWNDDPEWAADGKLIHAKCDYRLVIDNLMDLTHETYVHGSSIGNRAVAEAPFTATHSERTATITRWMKDIDAPPFWRGQLGKPGNVDRWQIINFEAPATIAIDVGVALAGTGAPEGDRSQGVNGFVLNTITPETDKTCHYFWAFARNYKTSEQRRTHELREGVAGIFREDERILEAQQIAIDNNPDHVIYNLNIDAGSMWARKLIEAMIAEEEPHRAAAE; via the coding sequence ATGACCGCCAAGACATTTCCGATGAACGCCTGGTATGCGGCGGCTTGGGATACCGAGGTCAAGCGCGAGCTATTGCCGCGCAAGATCTGCGGAAAACCTGTGGTCATGTACCGAAAGCAGGACGGAAGCCCGGTGGCGCTGGCGGATGCCTGCTGGCATCGGCTGCTGCCACTGTCGATGGGCGAGCTCTATGGCGACAATGTTATCTGCGGCTATCACGGTCTCGAATTCGACGATTCCGGCCGCTGTGTATACATGCCGTCGCAGGACACCATCAATCCGTCAGCCTGTGTGGTGTCCTACCCGATTGTCGAGAAGCACCGCTTCATCTGGCTGTGGATGGGTGATCCGGCCTTGGCCGACCCGGCCAGAATCCCCGACCTGCATTGGAACGACGATCCGGAATGGGCAGCGGATGGCAAGCTGATCCACGCCAAGTGCGACTACCGGCTGGTCATCGACAACCTGATGGACCTGACCCACGAGACCTATGTGCATGGCTCGTCCATCGGCAACCGCGCCGTGGCGGAGGCGCCGTTCACGGCGACCCATTCGGAGCGGACGGCTACCATCACGCGGTGGATGAAGGATATCGACGCGCCACCCTTCTGGCGCGGCCAACTGGGCAAGCCCGGCAATGTCGACCGCTGGCAGATCATCAATTTCGAGGCGCCGGCCACCATCGCCATCGATGTGGGCGTGGCCCTAGCCGGAACCGGTGCGCCCGAAGGCGATCGCAGCCAGGGCGTCAACGGCTTCGTGCTTAACACCATCACGCCCGAGACCGACAAGACCTGCCACTATTTCTGGGCCTTTGCCCGCAACTACAAGACATCCGAGCAGCGTCGCACGCATGAATTGCGCGAAGGCGTGGCCGGCATCTTCCGCGAGGACGAGCGGATTCTGGAGGCCCAGCAGATCGCCATCGACAACAATCCGGACCACGTCATCTACAACCTCAACATCGACGCGGGCTCGATGTGGGCGCGCAAGCTGATCGAAGCGATGATTGCCGAAGAAGAGCCGCACCGTGCGGCGGCGGAGTAG
- a CDS encoding GntR family transcriptional regulator, with translation MGASLQKRQQPQSLKALMGVRDLVLDGHIRPGERLSEVAIAARLGISRTPIRAALARLEQEGLLEVIPSGGYAVRGFAREEVVDAIELRGVLEGTAARLAAERGVLPVRMKAIQDLVRALDETIRDRPQDMDFERYVELNAGFHDALAGLSGSQTIRREIERVTRLPFASPSAFLDKQADVPAFRQSLLVGQAQHKAIVSAIELHEGGRAEALAREHARLARQNLEYVMAEDRSLLRRVRALALVGE, from the coding sequence ATGGGTGCTTCGCTGCAAAAGCGGCAGCAGCCGCAGTCGCTCAAGGCGCTGATGGGGGTGCGCGATCTGGTGCTGGATGGTCATATCCGGCCCGGCGAACGGCTGTCCGAGGTGGCGATCGCGGCACGGCTGGGCATTTCGCGCACACCGATCCGCGCTGCCCTGGCGCGACTGGAGCAGGAGGGTTTGCTCGAGGTCATTCCATCGGGCGGGTACGCGGTGCGCGGCTTTGCCCGCGAGGAGGTGGTCGATGCCATCGAGCTTCGCGGCGTGCTCGAAGGCACGGCGGCGCGGCTGGCGGCCGAACGCGGCGTGTTGCCCGTGCGGATGAAGGCGATCCAGGACCTCGTCCGGGCGTTGGACGAGACGATCCGCGACCGGCCGCAGGACATGGACTTCGAACGCTATGTCGAACTCAATGCAGGATTCCACGACGCGCTGGCGGGACTGTCCGGCAGCCAGACCATCCGGCGCGAAATCGAGCGGGTGACGCGGCTGCCCTTTGCTTCGCCCAGTGCGTTTCTCGACAAGCAGGCCGACGTGCCGGCCTTCCGGCAATCGCTGCTGGTAGGGCAGGCGCAGCACAAGGCTATCGTCAGCGCCATCGAGTTGCACGAGGGCGGACGGGCCGAGGCGCTGGCGCGCGAGCATGCGCGATTGGCGCGGCAGAACCTCGAATATGTCATGGCCGAGGACCGGAGCCTGTTGCGGCGGGTGCGGGCGCTGGCTTTGGTCGGCGAATAG
- a CDS encoding PDR/VanB family oxidoreductase, with translation MRNRQGWRQGTLTRAETIADDVRLLEFAVEGALPRFDPGSHSNFKVALGEGQAIRTYSCLPAPAGHISVAVKHHENSRGGSRFMWGLDVGSTVELTLPENRFELAWRAPYYLLIAGGIGITPIYGMALALQRRGVPFRLAYGGRTRSVMAFVDRLEAELGSAVAVHAGDAGGRIDVEAEIAALPPNGELYVCGPIDMLNAVKAAWLAAGRPLGRLRYEVFGDSGLYAEAPFSVEVQGLGRSVAVRPDQTLLDALLGAGIDMIYDCQRGECGLCAVDIVAHDGAIDHRDVFFSAEEKHEGNRMCACVSRFASGKAVIDVGYRG, from the coding sequence ATGCGCAACAGGCAGGGATGGCGGCAGGGCACCCTGACGCGGGCAGAGACGATTGCCGACGATGTCCGGCTGCTCGAATTTGCCGTCGAAGGGGCGCTGCCGCGCTTCGATCCGGGCTCTCACAGCAATTTCAAGGTTGCTCTGGGCGAGGGACAGGCGATCCGCACCTATAGCTGCTTGCCGGCCCCGGCGGGGCATATCAGCGTGGCGGTCAAGCATCACGAGAACAGCCGCGGCGGCTCACGCTTCATGTGGGGGCTCGATGTTGGTTCGACAGTCGAATTGACCCTGCCGGAAAACCGTTTCGAACTGGCGTGGCGGGCGCCATACTACCTGTTGATCGCGGGCGGCATCGGCATCACCCCGATCTATGGCATGGCACTCGCCCTGCAACGCCGCGGCGTGCCGTTCCGCCTGGCTTACGGCGGACGCACCCGCTCGGTGATGGCTTTTGTCGATCGGCTGGAAGCCGAGCTGGGGAGCGCAGTGGCCGTCCATGCCGGCGATGCGGGTGGGCGCATCGATGTCGAGGCGGAAATTGCAGCGCTGCCGCCCAATGGCGAACTCTATGTCTGCGGGCCGATAGACATGCTCAATGCGGTCAAGGCCGCCTGGCTTGCGGCAGGGCGGCCGCTCGGGCGGCTGCGCTACGAGGTGTTCGGCGACAGCGGGCTCTATGCCGAGGCGCCATTCAGCGTCGAAGTGCAGGGATTGGGACGCTCGGTGGCGGTGCGGCCGGACCAGACCTTGCTCGACGCATTGCTGGGGGCCGGCATCGACATGATCTACGATTGCCAGCGCGGCGAATGCGGGCTCTGTGCTGTCGATATCGTCGCGCATGACGGCGCGATCGATCATCGCGATGTGTTCTTCAGCGCCGAGGAAAAGCACGAAGGCAACCGGATGTGCGCCTGCGTCTCGCGCTTTGCCAGCGGCAAGGCGGTGATCGACGTGGGCTATCGCGGCTAG
- a CDS encoding GNAT family N-acetyltransferase produces MNMHASGVTVRADRVEIVTDTARLAEIGPAWDELWSRTDGLVFQSHAWISAWWRTLPDRDRQRRQLRVGLVWNGDRLDAVMPLSIHKRRGLRFLEWAANSYSDYEDIIAVRDCPPATLQRLWAELTAMGGFDIALLNRLCPGARTRELQSTGTRPALTPNHRSEISHRVSGDWSTGQAWFDSQSKKTRQNYRRKQATLAESGKTQFRLVGPDEPLRPILERLSALKRQWLDTRGRTSTLFEEGEVALSALVEALARAGLLRLFVLEVDGLIVSISVNFEQRGTLMAFVTSYDPAFERGSPGTLLMTDYIMWAFDRGLHTVDFLCGAEAFKRRFGTEAVTLGTLTAPGSLRGRAVLALDRARHALEQRRPQKQPDTPAAD; encoded by the coding sequence ATGAACATGCATGCCTCCGGCGTGACGGTTCGCGCCGACCGGGTGGAGATCGTCACCGACACCGCCCGCCTCGCCGAGATCGGCCCGGCCTGGGACGAACTGTGGTCGCGCACCGATGGCCTCGTCTTCCAGAGCCACGCCTGGATTTCGGCCTGGTGGCGGACGCTTCCCGATCGCGACCGGCAACGCCGGCAGCTGCGCGTCGGCCTGGTGTGGAATGGCGACCGTCTCGATGCGGTCATGCCGCTCAGCATCCACAAGCGCCGCGGCCTGCGCTTCCTGGAATGGGCCGCCAACAGCTATAGCGACTACGAGGACATCATCGCGGTCAGGGACTGCCCGCCCGCAACCCTGCAGCGCCTATGGGCCGAATTGACGGCAATGGGCGGCTTCGACATCGCCCTGCTCAACCGCCTTTGCCCCGGCGCGCGGACCCGCGAGTTGCAAAGCACAGGCACGCGCCCGGCGCTGACGCCAAACCACCGCAGCGAAATCAGCCATAGGGTCAGCGGCGACTGGTCCACCGGCCAGGCCTGGTTCGACAGCCAGTCCAAGAAAACCCGCCAGAACTATCGCCGCAAGCAGGCGACCCTCGCCGAGTCAGGCAAGACACAGTTCCGCCTGGTGGGCCCGGACGAGCCGCTGCGTCCGATCCTCGAGCGGCTATCGGCGCTGAAGCGCCAATGGCTCGATACCCGTGGCCGCACCTCGACGCTGTTCGAGGAAGGCGAAGTGGCGCTCTCGGCCCTGGTGGAAGCCCTCGCCCGTGCCGGCCTGCTCCGCCTCTTCGTGCTCGAAGTGGATGGGCTGATCGTGTCCATCTCGGTCAATTTCGAGCAGCGCGGCACGCTGATGGCCTTCGTCACCAGCTACGACCCCGCCTTCGAGCGCGGCTCGCCCGGCACGCTGCTGATGACCGACTATATCATGTGGGCCTTCGACCGCGGTCTGCACACAGTCGATTTCCTCTGTGGCGCGGAGGCCTTCAAGCGGCGCTTCGGCACCGAGGCGGTAACCCTGGGCACGCTGACGGCGCCCGGCTCGCTCCGCGGTCGCGCTGTCCTCGCGCTCGACCGCGCACGCCACGCCCTGGAACAGCGCCGCCCGCAGAAGCAGCCGGACACCCCTGCCGCCGACTAG
- a CDS encoding sterol desaturase family protein, whose protein sequence is MIDELVAKVMDKLTFENMATAGLLFLTAFVSALIAYWRTVEKKSFAEFFEFALPKEVILHASARADALFWITKRLLMPFLLIPSGVIFVSAVAFATNQGLGALLNIHEPLIAGPAGPLVVIAFTITMLLAYDLSYYLYHAAQHRFPLLWELHKVHHSAEVMVGITKDRVHPLDDLLNRMWDGVIPGIAFGIWTLIALDPVEVTIFGINVYVIRNILMMDFVRHTHFKISFGPLNNVVLCPHWHQLHHSVDPRHYDKNFGLLFSFWDRMFGTLVVPEPDEDFKFGLMDRDAHEYQSLFGLYILPLKKMGLILVRALRRTPAGKPVESTQP, encoded by the coding sequence ATGATCGATGAACTCGTCGCCAAGGTTATGGACAAACTGACCTTCGAGAACATGGCAACGGCCGGCCTGCTGTTCCTGACGGCCTTCGTCAGCGCGTTGATCGCTTACTGGCGGACGGTGGAGAAGAAGTCCTTTGCCGAGTTCTTCGAATTCGCTTTGCCCAAGGAAGTGATCCTGCATGCCTCGGCCCGCGCCGATGCCCTGTTCTGGATCACCAAGCGGCTGCTGATGCCGTTCCTGCTGATCCCCTCGGGCGTGATCTTCGTCTCGGCCGTCGCCTTTGCCACCAATCAGGGCCTGGGCGCGCTGCTCAACATCCACGAACCCCTGATCGCCGGTCCCGCCGGCCCGCTGGTGGTGATCGCTTTCACCATCACCATGCTCCTGGCCTATGATCTTTCCTACTACCTCTACCATGCCGCCCAGCATCGCTTCCCGCTGCTGTGGGAACTGCACAAGGTGCACCACTCGGCCGAGGTCATGGTCGGCATCACCAAGGACCGGGTGCATCCGCTCGACGACCTGCTGAACCGCATGTGGGATGGCGTCATTCCCGGCATCGCCTTCGGCATCTGGACGCTGATCGCGCTCGATCCAGTGGAAGTGACGATTTTCGGCATCAACGTCTACGTCATCCGCAACATCCTGATGATGGACTTCGTCCGCCACACCCATTTCAAGATCTCGTTCGGCCCGCTCAACAACGTCGTGCTCTGCCCCCATTGGCACCAGCTGCACCACAGCGTCGACCCGCGCCACTACGACAAGAATTTCGGCCTGCTGTTCTCGTTCTGGGACCGCATGTTCGGCACCCTGGTGGTTCCCGAGCCCGATGAAGACTTCAAGTTCGGCCTGATGGATCGCGACGCCCACGAATACCAGTCGCTGTTCGGGCTCTATATCCTGCCGCTCAAGAAGATGGGCCTGATCCTGGTTCGGGCGCTGCGCCGCACCCCGGCCGGCAAGCCGGTCGAAAGCACCCAGCCATGA
- a CDS encoding heparinase II/III family protein, producing MKLSWYVNRLRNMEPAEIAHRLVEKARKLASKKRHQGWSGAGNPTLHPVFPNLPSRVLAASPGQRRAVAEAAADFLAGRYAALGRQWPERDPGALFPPELWRLDPVTQALWPDSATYAFDIDFRHDGSRGDVKYVWEINRLQFLPVLAAHHLLQDDEASLGTIEAALISWHDANPPYGGVAWASGIEVALRAISIMLTLDMLGHRLSDNFRSKAGEILSASAFWLPRFPSRFSSANNHLVAELAGEYLLAISLGHDADRPWQDLLAELDKQILPDGSGAEQTPTYAAFTAELVLLSAMAARDAGTPLPQQAGQRLAAFADFIAWLGTGEFGDNDEGRVVTLGAEADYASSVAAAIAGFLGAPSPVAAPDDFRGLVFGTPSDPLPHPSGLHGFADGGLSVWRGDIAGRQVALRFDHGPLGYLSIAAHGHADALSLTLDIDGEPILVDPGTYLYGSGGVWREWFRSTPAHNTLNLGGQSQSTMSGAFNWSHKATARRLDHPPTQDWLTAEHDGYERRFGARHQRQVRWDGGSITVHDRLIGTAQPAEIVFQLASGLDVERDGNVVTASRNGISVMRITLPSDSVTIASGGEFPGSGGWVSPRFGIKLPAPRIAWRGRVDAAGVASVLTVLQH from the coding sequence ATGAAGCTATCCTGGTACGTCAACCGCCTGCGCAATATGGAACCGGCCGAGATCGCTCATCGGCTGGTCGAAAAAGCGCGAAAGCTCGCCTCCAAAAAGCGCCATCAGGGCTGGTCTGGCGCCGGCAATCCGACACTGCATCCGGTCTTTCCCAACCTGCCGAGCCGGGTGCTTGCCGCTTCGCCAGGCCAACGGCGGGCTGTTGCCGAGGCAGCGGCAGATTTCCTGGCCGGACGCTACGCCGCCCTGGGCCGCCAATGGCCCGAGCGCGACCCCGGCGCCCTGTTTCCGCCCGAGCTATGGCGCCTCGATCCCGTCACCCAGGCGCTGTGGCCGGACTCCGCCACCTATGCCTTCGACATCGATTTCCGTCACGACGGCAGCCGAGGCGACGTCAAATATGTCTGGGAAATCAATCGACTGCAGTTCCTGCCCGTCTTGGCCGCACACCATTTGCTGCAAGACGACGAGGCAAGCCTGGGCACCATCGAGGCTGCCCTGATCAGCTGGCACGACGCCAACCCGCCCTATGGCGGCGTCGCCTGGGCTTCGGGCATCGAAGTGGCCCTGCGCGCGATCAGCATCATGCTGACCCTCGACATGTTGGGCCACCGACTGTCGGACAATTTCCGAAGCAAGGCCGGCGAAATCCTGTCGGCCAGCGCTTTCTGGTTGCCGCGCTTTCCCTCGCGCTTTTCCTCGGCCAACAATCACTTGGTGGCCGAGCTGGCCGGCGAGTATCTGCTCGCAATTTCGCTCGGTCACGACGCCGACCGGCCGTGGCAGGATCTGCTTGCCGAGTTGGACAAGCAGATCCTGCCCGATGGCAGTGGCGCCGAGCAGACGCCCACCTATGCCGCCTTCACCGCCGAACTGGTGCTGCTGTCGGCCATGGCGGCACGCGATGCCGGTACACCCCTGCCACAGCAGGCTGGGCAGCGGCTGGCGGCCTTTGCCGATTTCATCGCCTGGCTCGGGACCGGCGAGTTCGGCGACAATGACGAGGGCCGGGTCGTCACACTCGGCGCGGAGGCCGACTATGCGTCCTCGGTGGCAGCGGCCATCGCAGGTTTCCTGGGCGCACCCAGTCCAGTCGCGGCCCCTGACGATTTCCGCGGCTTGGTCTTCGGCACGCCGTCCGATCCGCTGCCACACCCGTCTGGCCTGCATGGCTTCGCCGACGGCGGCCTCTCGGTGTGGCGCGGGGACATAGCTGGTCGGCAGGTCGCTCTGCGTTTCGACCACGGGCCGTTGGGCTATCTCTCCATCGCCGCGCACGGCCATGCCGATGCGCTGTCGCTCACCCTCGATATCGATGGCGAGCCCATTCTGGTCGACCCTGGCACCTACCTCTACGGCTCCGGCGGCGTCTGGCGGGAGTGGTTCCGGTCGACGCCGGCGCACAATACCCTCAACCTCGGTGGCCAAAGCCAGAGCACTATGTCTGGCGCCTTCAACTGGTCGCACAAGGCCACTGCCCGGCGCCTCGACCATCCCCCGACGCAAGACTGGCTGACGGCGGAGCACGACGGCTACGAGCGCCGCTTCGGCGCGCGCCACCAACGGCAGGTCAGGTGGGATGGCGGCTCCATCACCGTTCACGATCGCCTGATCGGCACCGCCCAGCCCGCCGAGATCGTGTTTCAACTGGCCAGCGGCCTCGATGTCGAGCGGGACGGGAACGTGGTAACGGCCAGCCGCAATGGCATTTCCGTGATGCGCATCACCCTGCCCAGCGATAGTGTGACAATCGCCTCGGGCGGGGAGTTTCCGGGCTCCGGCGGCTGGGTTTCGCCGCGCTTCGGCATCAAGCTGCCGGCGCCCCGCATCGCCTGGCGCGGGCGGGTCGACGCCGCCGGCGTGGCGTCGGTCCTGACCGTGCTCCAGCATTAA
- a CDS encoding glycoside hydrolase family 5 protein, with translation MKRLACVATACLALTSAAFAEPIALRRGVGVHDWLNWSPLNADGSYRWPPYRDEAEWLAGARPLEDWPDGDQFTRIRAMGFDFIRLSVDPGPLAASEGAERREALDVLEAAVRKVTAAGLKVVFNLHGVSQVPQYGMDMIYGGADSAGVAAYRAMVVEVAQMLVAVGVGDVAIEPYNEPAYYPCDASGTEDWQTIMADTVADIRAVSADLTVVATGACGGSITGLTDLKPDFDDPNLLYSFHMYEPHSFTHQRSDDPDGFASGLPWPASEGSPEQAIAALRAHMDAAGIDMGRQARTIVELQGVVAEYFAQDWGQPQLEARIGEAVAWAEAHDVAPQRLFMGEFGAILMTPDGRMGAFNPDRLRYLAAVRAEAEKFGFPWSIWEYSNPYGMSVIVPDGRAVPDTDLLAVLGLIPAQ, from the coding sequence ATGAAGCGTCTGGCCTGCGTTGCTACTGCCTGTCTCGCATTGACCAGCGCGGCTTTTGCGGAACCCATTGCGCTCAGGCGCGGCGTCGGCGTGCATGATTGGCTCAACTGGTCGCCGCTCAACGCGGATGGGAGCTATCGCTGGCCGCCCTATCGCGACGAGGCCGAGTGGCTTGCCGGCGCACGTCCGCTCGAGGATTGGCCCGATGGAGATCAGTTCACCCGCATTCGGGCGATGGGGTTCGACTTCATCCGGCTCAGTGTCGATCCCGGTCCTCTGGCGGCAAGCGAGGGCGCCGAGCGCCGGGAGGCGCTCGATGTGCTGGAAGCCGCGGTCCGCAAGGTGACCGCGGCAGGCCTCAAGGTGGTGTTCAACCTCCATGGCGTCAGCCAGGTACCCCAATACGGCATGGACATGATCTATGGCGGCGCCGACAGCGCCGGCGTCGCCGCGTATCGGGCCATGGTCGTCGAGGTGGCGCAGATGCTGGTCGCAGTGGGCGTCGGGGACGTGGCAATCGAGCCCTATAACGAACCTGCCTATTATCCCTGCGACGCCAGCGGCACCGAAGACTGGCAGACGATCATGGCCGATACCGTCGCCGATATCCGCGCCGTCAGCGCGGACCTGACGGTGGTCGCTACCGGCGCCTGTGGCGGCAGCATTACCGGGCTGACCGATCTCAAGCCCGATTTTGACGATCCGAACCTGCTCTACAGCTTTCACATGTACGAGCCGCACAGCTTTACCCATCAGCGCTCCGACGATCCGGACGGCTTTGCCTCCGGCCTGCCATGGCCGGCTTCGGAGGGGAGCCCCGAGCAGGCGATCGCTGCCCTGCGGGCGCATATGGATGCCGCCGGGATCGACATGGGACGGCAGGCACGAACCATCGTCGAACTGCAGGGCGTGGTAGCGGAGTATTTTGCCCAGGACTGGGGTCAGCCCCAGCTCGAGGCCCGCATCGGCGAGGCCGTCGCTTGGGCGGAGGCACACGACGTCGCTCCCCAGCGCCTGTTCATGGGGGAGTTCGGCGCCATCCTCATGACGCCGGATGGTCGCATGGGGGCCTTCAACCCGGACCGCCTGCGCTATCTGGCGGCTGTCAGAGCTGAGGCCGAGAAATTCGGCTTCCCCTGGTCGATCTGGGAATATTCAAACCCATATGGCATGTCCGTCATCGTGCCTGACGGCCGCGCCGTGCCGGACACTGACCTGCTCGCTGTGCTGGGGCTCATACCCGCTCAATAG
- a CDS encoding phenylacetate--CoA ligase family protein has protein sequence MSWLDRARGAYVRSPSFVRRTLRPLIGLIPSKLKFGRSYQRWRRDIARASQDHAYASERHLASLRALLAKAHHGSPFYRKLIETAFGDGFDPGTFSLDDLRRLPILDKAALRAAGETALAEPRGRLDWTETSGSNAEAPFGFFLDKDRSAREMAFVYDVWSRIGFSESDARVCLRGFGLDPEGLNIHDWDPAMRELQLSVFPMTTKDAALYLDLIDARGVQFIYGYASAIELFCRQMQTLGRIPKRPIKGIMPISEPIYDHQRQMIAETLGNPPFACFYGLSEKVLFAAEVADAPGTYEFDPLYGLAELVDAKGNPVTEIGREGRLVGTGFLSTGMPFIRYETGDFARLVQLPTAENGQRMRVSDLTPRRKPNFLIAHDGTRVVTTDLTPAEGRVLKGIAEFQFYQDQPGEVVLRYVLAPDGSVEDAKRIASELGQRCHNRLTFQVQQVKRIAAGRNGKRAFIDQRLDIVRY, from the coding sequence ATGAGCTGGCTGGACCGCGCCCGCGGCGCCTATGTGCGAAGTCCGTCCTTCGTGCGTCGCACGCTGCGCCCGCTGATCGGCCTCATTCCGTCCAAGCTCAAGTTCGGTCGCAGCTACCAGCGCTGGCGTCGCGACATTGCACGGGCGTCGCAGGACCATGCCTATGCGTCTGAGCGGCACCTGGCATCGCTGCGCGCCCTGCTGGCAAAGGCGCACCATGGCAGTCCCTTCTACCGGAAATTGATCGAAACCGCCTTCGGCGACGGTTTTGACCCCGGCACCTTTTCGCTGGACGACCTGCGCCGCCTGCCCATCCTCGACAAGGCCGCCTTGCGCGCTGCGGGCGAAACCGCGCTCGCCGAACCCAGGGGCCGGCTGGACTGGACCGAGACCAGTGGCTCCAATGCCGAAGCACCCTTCGGCTTCTTTCTCGACAAGGATCGCAGCGCCCGCGAAATGGCCTTTGTCTATGACGTCTGGTCGCGCATCGGCTTTTCCGAGAGCGACGCGCGCGTTTGCCTGCGTGGTTTCGGCCTCGATCCGGAGGGCCTCAATATCCACGACTGGGATCCCGCAATGCGGGAATTGCAACTCTCCGTCTTTCCCATGACCACAAAAGACGCTGCGCTGTATCTCGATCTGATCGACGCGCGCGGCGTCCAGTTCATATACGGCTACGCCTCGGCCATCGAGCTGTTCTGCCGGCAGATGCAAACGCTGGGGCGCATTCCCAAGCGCCCCATCAAGGGCATCATGCCCATCTCCGAACCCATCTACGACCATCAGCGCCAGATGATCGCCGAGACGCTGGGCAATCCGCCCTTTGCCTGCTTCTACGGCCTCAGCGAAAAGGTGTTGTTCGCTGCCGAGGTCGCCGACGCGCCGGGCACCTACGAGTTCGACCCGCTCTATGGTCTGGCCGAACTCGTCGATGCCAAGGGCAATCCCGTTACCGAGATCGGTCGCGAGGGTCGGCTCGTCGGCACGGGGTTCCTGTCAACCGGCATGCCGTTCATCCGCTACGAAACCGGCGACTTTGCCCGCCTGGTGCAATTGCCGACGGCGGAAAACGGCCAGAGAATGCGCGTCTCCGACCTGACGCCACGCCGCAAGCCGAACTTCCTGATCGCCCATGACGGCACGAGGGTCGTGACGACCGACCTGACCCCGGCCGAGGGGCGTGTGCTCAAGGGCATTGCAGAGTTCCAGTTCTACCAGGACCAGCCGGGCGAGGTTGTCCTGCGCTACGTGCTTGCCCCGGATGGCAGCGTGGAGGATGCCAAGCGCATCGCGAGCGAACTGGGGCAGCGCTGCCACAACCGGCTGACCTTTCAGGTGCAGCAGGTCAAGCGCATCGCCGCCGGTCGCAACGGCAAGCGTGCCTTTATCGACCAACGGCTCGATATCGTCCGCTATTGA
- a CDS encoding lipid II:glycine glycyltransferase FemX — protein sequence MTIGVSEPQVAAARQRVATSAGAIAVVPILDQDTWNALVDRAVEPHLPQSYAYGEGKRAKGWHVERVAFQRGLRTLAIATVLVRRILGIRVLARINRGPLPLEALSPSELTDIYAAIRRRWRGPLLIAPALPHGPDSSSVLTEAGFRLRHARGWMSGRIDLARTQEQLWAGLGSGFRNRVRQGDKANPDVRVATDAVTYDWLLDRHVENMRDKGFSAADPVLLRALRETRPEDVLVFQLIHQGQAVAGMSVVRFGNCAEYHIGWFGAEGRRLNAGNILMWEVIKNLQQRGVSQFDVGGLKPGDGYTQFKRTMRPIEFRLAGEWMSL from the coding sequence ATGACTATTGGTGTTTCTGAGCCGCAGGTCGCAGCAGCGCGGCAGCGCGTTGCGACTTCGGCCGGTGCCATTGCCGTCGTCCCCATTCTCGATCAGGACACGTGGAATGCACTCGTCGACCGAGCCGTCGAGCCCCACCTTCCCCAGAGCTATGCCTATGGCGAGGGCAAGCGTGCCAAGGGCTGGCACGTCGAACGTGTCGCGTTCCAGCGCGGCCTCCGCACCCTGGCTATCGCCACGGTCCTGGTGCGCCGCATCTTGGGCATCCGGGTTCTCGCCCGCATCAACCGCGGCCCGCTTCCGCTCGAGGCGCTTTCGCCATCGGAGCTAACCGATATCTATGCCGCCATCCGCCGTCGCTGGCGCGGTCCGCTGCTGATCGCGCCCGCGCTGCCACACGGACCCGACAGTTCGAGCGTCCTGACTGAGGCCGGCTTTCGGCTGCGCCACGCCCGAGGCTGGATGTCCGGCCGTATCGACCTGGCCCGGACGCAGGAGCAGCTTTGGGCTGGCCTGGGTTCCGGCTTCCGCAACCGCGTGCGGCAGGGCGACAAGGCCAATCCCGACGTGCGTGTCGCCACCGACGCCGTTACCTATGACTGGCTGCTCGATCGCCACGTCGAGAACATGCGCGACAAGGGCTTTTCCGCCGCCGACCCGGTGTTGCTGCGGGCCTTGCGCGAAACGCGGCCCGAGGATGTCCTGGTGTTCCAGCTCATCCACCAGGGCCAGGCGGTGGCCGGCATGTCTGTCGTGCGGTTCGGCAATTGCGCCGAATACCACATCGGCTGGTTCGGCGCTGAAGGGCGCCGGCTCAATGCCGGGAACATCCTGATGTGGGAGGTGATCAAGAACCTCCAGCAACGGGGCGTCAGCCAGTTCGATGTCGGCGGCCTCAAGCCCGGCGATGGCTATACCCAGTTCAAGCGCACCATGCGGCCCATCGAGTTCCGGCTCGCTGGCGAGTGGATGAGCCTCTGA